From the genome of Candidatus Aminicenantes bacterium, one region includes:
- a CDS encoding response regulator: protein MAKIKILVVEDESLVAKDIHNMLRGQGYDVVGVLSTGEEALQAVRTSPPDLVLMDIVLKGEIDGIAAAETIWEEYGIPVIYLTAYADETTLARAKITEPFGYILKPFDERELQTTIEMAFFKAKMDKTLREREEWLSTVLRSIGDGVIAADAEGLVTFLNPLAERLTGLERHEILGRPLSEILPVRLDAADFDPEGRALRTEEGVLTDKAGRSLPIEQTVSPIRGRRPTAAGHVLIFRDITARKKAETEIRQSTERLKKALAGTIQAMAMTIEMRDPYTAGHQRRVSKLSCAIAARMGLPPEQIEGIRMAGEIHDVGKIYVPAEILSKPGQLTEIEFSIIRTHAQVGYDILKTIEFPWPIAKIVHQHHERMDGSGYPSGLRGEAILLEARIVCVADIVEAMSSHRPYRPARGVEAALEEVSRGRGRQYDPDVVDACLALFRQDGFRFE, encoded by the coding sequence TGGCCAAGATCAAGATCCTTGTCGTCGAGGATGAAAGCCTCGTCGCCAAGGACATCCACAACATGCTGCGCGGCCAGGGCTACGATGTCGTGGGCGTCCTATCCACCGGCGAGGAAGCCCTGCAGGCCGTCCGCACCTCCCCCCCCGATCTGGTCCTTATGGATATCGTCCTCAAAGGCGAGATCGACGGCATCGCGGCCGCCGAGACGATTTGGGAGGAATACGGCATCCCGGTTATCTACCTGACCGCCTACGCCGACGAGACCACGCTGGCCCGGGCCAAGATCACCGAGCCGTTCGGCTACATCCTCAAGCCTTTCGACGAGCGCGAGCTCCAGACGACCATCGAGATGGCCTTCTTCAAAGCCAAGATGGACAAGACCCTGCGCGAGCGCGAGGAATGGCTGTCGACGGTCCTGCGCAGCATCGGCGACGGCGTCATCGCCGCCGACGCCGAAGGCCTGGTCACGTTCCTGAATCCTCTGGCCGAGCGGCTGACCGGCCTGGAGCGGCACGAAATCCTGGGACGCCCGCTGTCGGAGATCCTGCCCGTTCGGCTGGACGCGGCGGACTTCGATCCGGAAGGCAGAGCCCTGCGAACCGAGGAAGGCGTCCTGACGGACAAGGCCGGCCGGAGCCTGCCGATCGAACAGACGGTTTCGCCGATCCGCGGCCGGAGGCCGACCGCCGCCGGCCATGTTCTCATCTTTCGCGATATCACCGCGCGCAAGAAAGCCGAAACCGAGATCCGGCAGAGCACGGAGCGTCTGAAAAAAGCCCTGGCCGGCACGATCCAGGCCATGGCCATGACGATCGAGATGCGCGACCCCTATACGGCCGGCCACCAGCGCCGCGTCAGCAAGCTGTCCTGCGCCATTGCGGCCCGGATGGGGTTGCCGCCCGAACAGATCGAAGGCATTCGGATGGCCGGCGAAATCCACGACGTCGGCAAGATCTACGTCCCGGCCGAGATTCTGAGCAAGCCCGGACAGCTGACGGAGATCGAATTCTCCATCATCCGGACCCATGCCCAGGTCGGCTACGACATCCTCAAAACGATCGAATTCCCTTGGCCGATAGCCAAAATCGTGCATCAGCACCACGAACGCATGGACGGTTCCGGATATCCCAGCGGGCTGCGCGGCGAAGCCATCCTTTTGGAGGCCCGCATCGTCTGCGTCGCCGACATCGTCGAAGCCATGTCTTCCCACCGGCCCTACCGTCCGGCCCGCGGCGTCGAAGCGGCTCTCGAAGAAGTGTCCCGCGGCCGCGGTCGGCAGTACGATCCCGACGTCGTCGACGCCTGCCTGGCCTTGTTCCGCCAGGATGGCTTCCGCTTCGAGTGA